In one window of Niallia sp. Man26 DNA:
- a CDS encoding DUF1232 domain-containing protein: MTSNEINENKLGHLLKTTLENQKISMSKLSLETNIDKATISRIISGKRKATPKHLQAISESLHIPVYELFTAAGYTEKSTEADNHFELHAKIDAIQNMINSSGMYSDTFKIEEVEQQINAYSNDVHSSEDQKNLITQFKKKVKKLGSEGPFIQQLEELYYKFRYKKGSPAQLLLMASGLFYFVSTLDVIPDYILPIGYLDDVIAINIILDRISKL, from the coding sequence ATGACGAGTAATGAAATCAATGAAAATAAACTCGGGCATCTGTTAAAAACCACCCTAGAAAATCAGAAAATCTCTATGAGTAAACTCAGTTTAGAAACAAATATTGATAAAGCGACTATTTCAAGAATTATCAGTGGAAAAAGAAAGGCCACCCCAAAGCACCTGCAGGCTATTTCCGAGTCTCTTCACATTCCCGTTTATGAGTTATTTACTGCTGCAGGATATACAGAGAAATCCACAGAAGCAGACAATCATTTTGAACTGCATGCCAAAATAGATGCTATCCAAAACATGATTAACTCATCAGGGATGTATAGTGACACCTTTAAAATTGAAGAAGTTGAACAGCAAATAAATGCTTATTCAAACGATGTACATTCCTCAGAAGACCAGAAGAATTTAATCACTCAATTCAAGAAAAAAGTGAAGAAATTAGGAAGTGAAGGGCCGTTTATTCAACAGCTGGAGGAATTATATTATAAATTTAGATATAAAAAGGGAAGCCCAGCTCAACTTCTGTTAATGGCAAGCGGACTTTTTTACTTTGTCAGCACATTAGATGTTATTCCAGATTACATACTGCCAATCGGTTATTTGGATGATGTTATCGCCATTAATATAATTCTCGATCGTATATCAAAATTATAG
- a CDS encoding zinc metallopeptidase — MFLVYFIIILIIPVWAQLRVKGAYKKYSKIESSSFLSGREVARKILDSNGLYDVSVEETGGVLSDHYDPRSKVVRLSTNNYHGHSLAAAAIAAHEVGHAIQDQQDYSFLRIRHALVPVANIGSNFSWILILIGMIAGLSNFVLLGIIAMAAAVLFQFVTLPVEFNASTRAMDEVVSLGIISNAEERDTKKVLNAAALTYVAAAAVAVLELIRLILIYTGMQRNEN; from the coding sequence ATGTTTTTAGTTTATTTTATCATCATTTTGATTATACCAGTTTGGGCACAGCTAAGAGTCAAAGGTGCTTACAAAAAGTATTCAAAAATCGAGTCTTCTTCCTTCCTTTCTGGTAGAGAAGTAGCTAGAAAAATACTTGATTCAAACGGTTTATATGATGTTTCAGTGGAAGAAACAGGAGGGGTGCTTTCTGACCATTATGATCCGCGGTCAAAAGTTGTCCGTCTGTCAACGAATAACTATCACGGTCATTCTTTAGCGGCAGCAGCAATTGCGGCTCACGAGGTTGGTCATGCTATTCAAGATCAGCAGGATTATTCTTTTTTAAGAATTAGGCATGCATTAGTACCTGTAGCTAATATTGGGAGTAATTTTTCATGGATACTCATCTTAATTGGCATGATTGCCGGTTTAAGTAATTTCGTGTTGTTAGGCATCATTGCTATGGCAGCAGCGGTATTGTTTCAATTTGTCACATTGCCAGTTGAGTTTAATGCATCTACACGGGCAATGGATGAAGTAGTGTCTTTAGGAATTATCAGTAATGCAGAAGAAAGAGATACCAAAAAGGTGTTAAATGCAGCGGCGTTAACATATGTGGCAGCGGCAGCGGTTGCGGTGTTAGAACTTATCCGTTTAATCCTAATTTATACAGGTATGCAAAGAAACGAAAACTAA